The genomic window CTGAAACTGTTCTGCATCTATTTCTGGAACATCGCCTTCTAGATTTAAAGTGATTTTTGTGATAGAACCATCCTCGAAAGTAACGGTTGCATCAACATCTAAAGTGGTTGCTGTAAAATTAGCTTCATTTAATAAAAAGCTTAATTGCATAGCAAAACAGCCTGCATGTGCGGCGCCTATTAACTCTTCGGGATTGGTTCCTTTTTCTCCATCTTCAAATCTAGTGTGAAATGAATATTGTGTTTTATCTAAAACTTTACTTCCGGTGGAAATACTACCTTGTCCGTCTTTCCCACTGCCTTTCCATTCTGCGTTTGCTTTTCTTGTAAATTTCATAATGTAAATTTTTTAAATTAAACGGCTTTTTTTGAAGCTTTTGGATAATCTGTATACCCTTCAACTCCTGTTGTGTAGAACGTATCTTGATTCCATGCTGTTAATTCCAAATTGTTTTCAAAACGTTCTACTAAATCTGGATTAGATATAAATGGTTTGCCGTAAGCCACTAAATCGGCATCGCCATCTTCAATAACTTTGTTTCCTTTTGCTTGATCGAAATTGGTGTTTATCATTAATGTTCCGTTGTATAATGGTCTAAAATGTTTTGCGATTTCTGTTACTGCAAAAGGCACTTCAGATACATCTGTAAAAGGTTCTGATAAATGTACGTATGCTAAATTATAATCGTTTAATTTTTTGATAATGTATTCAAATGTTGGAATAGTTTGTTTATCTACAGTAATTCCGAACATCCCATTTAATGATGGA from Algibacter sp. L1A34 includes these protein-coding regions:
- a CDS encoding OsmC family protein; its protein translation is MKFTRKANAEWKGSGKDGQGSISTGSKVLDKTQYSFHTRFEDGEKGTNPEELIGAAHAGCFAMQLSFLLNEANFTATTLDVDATVTFEDGSITKITLNLEGDVPEIDAEQFQQLAHKAKEVCPISKLLNTDIELKVTLKNA